The DNA window GTGGTCGAGACGATGCGGCCGCTGCAGACCCGGCCGCTCGCCGGGACGCCGCCCTACGTCCGCGGCCTGTCCATCCTGCGCGGCATGCCGTCACCCGTCGTCGACGTCACCCACCTGCTCACCGGGGAGCCCGGCGAGATCAGCCGGTACGTCGCGGTCCGGGCCGGCCGGGGCGTGGTGGCCTGCGCGACCGGGCCGGTCCTCGGCGTGCAGGAGGTCGAGGTGGAACCGGCCGAGGGGCCCACCGCCGCGCTCAGCGGCGTGGTGTCCAAGGCGCTGATCGCCGCGGTCGGGCGGATGGAGACCGAGCCGCTGGTCCTGCTGCGCGGGATCCGGACCGTCCCCGACGAGGTGTGGGAGGCCGCCGGCAGCACGGGGGCCGCCGCATGACGCGCGCGACGGACCTGAGCCGGTTCTGGGAGATCCTCGAGCGGCGCCTCGGGTGGACGCACACCGACCAGGACGGGACGCAGACCACGACCGTGCTCGCCGAGCGGGCCGCCGCGCACGGGCTGAGCGAGCGCGCCTACCTGGCCCGGCTGACCCGGGCCGGCTGGGAGAGCGAGACCACCGCGCTCGCCGACGCGCTCAGCATCACCGAGACCTACTTCTTCCGGCACAGCGACCAGTTCCGGATCCTGCGTGAGCAGGCCCTCCCCCAGCGGCTGGCGGCCCGCGCGGGACAGCGGGTGCTCCGGCTCATCTCGGTGGGGTGTTCGTCCGGCGAGGAGGCGTACTCGCTGGCCATCGAGGCGTACCGGGCCCGGCCGGGCAGCGACTGGATCGTCGCGGTGACCGGGGTCGACGCCAGCCGGCGGATGCTGGCGAAGGCGCGCGACGCGACATATCCCGAGTGGTCGCTGCGGGAGACCCCGGACGACGTGCGGCAGCGCTGGTTCCGCCGGTCCGGCGACGATTTCCGGGTGGCGCCGGAGGTGGTGTCCACGGTCCGGTTCGCCGAGCAGAACCTGGCCGAGGAGGCGCCGGACCTCTGGCAGACCGGCCGGTACGACGTGATCTTCTGCCGCAACGTGCTGATGTACCTGACCCCGGC is part of the Actinoplanes missouriensis 431 genome and encodes:
- a CDS encoding chemotaxis protein CheW encodes the protein MGGLQGEAVVGARVTALVFHAGPLYCAFPLDEVVETMRPLQTRPLAGTPPYVRGLSILRGMPSPVVDVTHLLTGEPGEISRYVAVRAGRGVVACATGPVLGVQEVEVEPAEGPTAALSGVVSKALIAAVGRMETEPLVLLRGIRTVPDEVWEAAGSTGAAA